A region of Nostoc sp. 'Peltigera membranacea cyanobiont' N6 DNA encodes the following proteins:
- a CDS encoding N-acetylmuramoyl-L-alanine amidase, which yields MKFGIDSGHNCPPDTGASGIKFEDNLTLDVGNRVIAKLRALGNEVVVCRPSSARTVTESLSKRCSTANGSKVDIYVSIHFNCFNGQANGTEVYATSDTGRRIAKPVLDEIIKLGFFNRGVKSGSHLYVLKNTDMPAILVEGCFIDSQKDMNLFNPEAMANAIVKGLTGKVPTTPVNPVPDEEENVDATILRLQKSLNRLKITDKNGKALVEDGFTGASTKSAVEKFQTIIGVQTTGIADETTWNAINLILAKRIIRPNHAGGAVVRYLQYRLGVDNDGVYGPQTEVIVKNFQKQNGLDADGIIGPASWQKLIG from the coding sequence ATGAAATTTGGAATTGATAGTGGGCACAATTGTCCGCCAGATACAGGAGCAAGTGGGATTAAATTTGAGGATAATTTAACTCTTGATGTCGGCAATAGAGTGATAGCCAAGTTAAGAGCTTTAGGCAATGAAGTCGTAGTCTGTAGACCGAGTAGCGCTCGGACAGTAACTGAATCACTCTCAAAAAGATGTTCTACAGCGAATGGCAGTAAAGTAGATATTTACGTCTCGATTCATTTTAACTGTTTTAATGGACAAGCTAATGGCACAGAAGTATATGCAACTAGCGACACAGGGAGAAGAATCGCTAAACCTGTATTAGATGAAATCATCAAGTTGGGATTTTTTAATCGCGGTGTTAAGAGTGGTTCCCACTTATATGTTCTGAAAAATACAGATATGCCTGCAATTCTTGTAGAAGGTTGCTTCATCGATTCCCAAAAAGATATGAATCTTTTTAATCCAGAAGCAATGGCTAATGCGATCGTTAAAGGCTTAACAGGGAAAGTGCCAACTACTCCTGTTAACCCCGTACCAGATGAAGAGGAGAATGTAGATGCCACTATTCTCAGACTGCAAAAATCCTTAAATCGACTCAAAATAACTGATAAAAATGGTAAGGCATTAGTAGAAGATGGCTTTACTGGGGCTAGCACCAAATCTGCTGTAGAAAAATTTCAGACTATTATCGGAGTTCAGACGACTGGAATTGCTGACGAAACTACATGGAATGCCATAAATCTAATTTTGGCAAAACGAATCATCAGACCAAATCATGCTGGTGGTGCGGTTGTGAGATACTTGCAATACCGTTTAGGTGTTGATAATGATGGTGTTTACGGGCCGCAAACAGAGGTTATAGTTAAGAACTTTCAAAAGCAAAATGGTTTAGATGCTGATGGGATTATCGGGCCTGCTAGTTGGCAGAAATTAATTGGTTAG
- a CDS encoding YciI family protein has protein sequence MQYAILVYESETNFNNRTDEQEKDAYWGAFSSYAKALAEAGAIAGGAALYQPHAGTTVRLRDGQRHVQDGPYADTKEQLGGFFLIDVPDLDAALDWAARCPGAADGAIEVRPFLPMTQG, from the coding sequence ATGCAATACGCAATCCTAGTCTACGAAAGCGAAACCAATTTCAATAATCGTACAGATGAACAGGAGAAAGATGCTTATTGGGGCGCTTTCAGTTCCTATGCAAAGGCTCTAGCTGAAGCTGGTGCGATCGCAGGCGGTGCTGCGCTTTATCAGCCTCATGCTGGCACAACAGTGCGATTGCGCGATGGTCAACGGCATGTCCAAGACGGCCCTTACGCCGACACCAAAGAGCAACTTGGCGGTTTCTTCCTCATAGATGTACCAGATTTGGATGCAGCTCTGGATTGGGCGGCTCGTTGTCCGGGAGCCGCTGACGGTGCAATTGAAGTTAGACCTTTCTTGCCAATGACTCAAGGCTAA
- a CDS encoding DUF427 domain-containing protein translates to MRPNPIVPEPGQESVWDYPRPARLEDSNKSIRIIVNSIVLAQTSKAKRVIETSHPPSYYIPSEDIKLEYLIETPKKTWCEWKGKCQYYDISVGDRYINNAAWRYFDPSPDFVTIQEYYAFYPSLMDACYVNDELVMSQTGDFYGGWITTDIVGPFKGSPGTMGW, encoded by the coding sequence ATGAGACCAAATCCAATCGTACCAGAACCCGGTCAAGAGTCAGTTTGGGATTATCCCCGTCCAGCCCGTTTAGAAGATAGCAACAAATCAATTCGGATAATTGTTAATAGTATTGTTTTAGCACAAACAAGTAAAGCTAAAAGAGTCATAGAAACTAGCCATCCTCCTTCTTATTACATTCCTTCTGAAGACATTAAACTAGAATATCTGATAGAAACACCTAAAAAAACTTGGTGTGAATGGAAAGGCAAGTGTCAATATTATGATATCAGCGTTGGCGATCGGTATATAAATAACGCTGCTTGGCGATATTTTGACCCCTCACCTGATTTTGTAACAATTCAAGAATACTATGCTTTTTATCCTAGTTTAATGGATGCTTGCTATGTAAATGATGAGCTAGTTATGTCTCAAACTGGTGATTTTTACGGGGGATGGATTACTACTGATATTGTCGGGCCATTTAAAGGTAGTCCCGGAACAATGGGGTGGTAA
- the ntrB gene encoding nitrate ABC transporter permease: protein MLINTKNDMYHSFHKQYKEIIPSVFGIIILLIVWYLISLNPETSLPSPFKVITDTWDLIIDPFFNKGGNNKGLFWLVLDSLGRVIFGYSLAAIVGILVGFIISLNKFTRLAFDPIIQLLRPVAPLAWLPLAQAIFLKPDPSAIFVIFITAIWPIILNTALGVQLIPRDYTNVSKILEFTIFENFFKILLPATLPYIFTGLRIALGLSWLAVVASEMLLSYDGIGFFIVNAYNNSDISEIILAIIYLGGVGLILDKMMAYLSFKLTPQE, encoded by the coding sequence ATGTTGATAAACACTAAAAATGATATGTACCATAGTTTTCACAAGCAATATAAAGAAATTATCCCCTCTGTTTTTGGCATCATAATTCTGTTAATTGTATGGTATTTAATCAGCTTAAATCCTGAAACATCACTGCCTTCTCCTTTTAAAGTTATAACTGATACCTGGGACTTAATTATCGATCCCTTTTTTAACAAGGGAGGTAATAACAAAGGATTGTTTTGGTTGGTTCTTGACAGCCTTGGACGAGTAATTTTTGGCTACTCCCTAGCTGCAATAGTAGGTATTCTTGTCGGTTTTATTATTAGCTTGAATAAATTTACTAGACTTGCATTCGACCCAATTATCCAACTGTTGCGCCCGGTTGCACCTCTGGCTTGGCTACCTCTTGCTCAGGCTATTTTCCTCAAACCCGATCCCTCAGCTATCTTTGTAATCTTTATCACGGCAATTTGGCCAATCATCCTTAATACTGCTTTGGGTGTGCAATTGATTCCTAGAGATTACACCAACGTTTCTAAGATTTTAGAATTCACAATTTTTGAGAACTTTTTTAAAATCTTACTGCCTGCTACACTTCCCTATATTTTTACAGGATTAAGGATTGCACTCGGTCTATCTTGGTTAGCTGTTGTTGCATCTGAGATGTTACTTTCTTACGATGGAATTGGCTTTTTTATCGTCAATGCATACAACAACTCAGATATTAGTGAAATCATCTTGGCAATTATTTACTTGGGTGGAGTTGGTCTAATTCTAGACAAAATGATGGCTTATCTATCCTTCAAATTAACTCCACAAGAATAG
- a CDS encoding ABC transporter ATP-binding protein, with the protein MSSFVEIKAIKKEFKLSDGSKNIVLQDINLKIMPGDFVSLIGHSGCGKSTLLNIVAGLEKATQGYVQVDGQLVRRPGSDRMMVFQNYSLLPWLTAWDNVALAVDKVMRHKSKKERYQLIADSLEMVGLKDAIRKKPTQLSGGMKQRVALARALAIKPKLLLLDEPFGALDALTRSSLQTELMHICNTNDITAMMVTHDVDEALLLSNRVVMLKNGPGATIDQVLEVPFVYPRFPTEIMDSTKYHALRHEMMQFLHRQQQVKYIESQVLSVLPKSV; encoded by the coding sequence ATGTCTAGTTTTGTTGAAATTAAAGCGATAAAAAAAGAATTTAAACTATCGGATGGTAGTAAAAATATTGTCCTCCAAGATATTAACCTGAAAATCATGCCGGGAGATTTTGTTTCCCTCATCGGTCATTCTGGTTGTGGTAAGTCTACCTTACTTAATATTGTGGCTGGCTTGGAAAAAGCAACACAAGGCTATGTGCAAGTTGACGGTCAATTAGTACGCAGACCTGGTTCCGATCGGATGATGGTGTTTCAGAACTATTCCCTCTTACCTTGGTTAACTGCTTGGGACAATGTTGCCTTAGCTGTTGATAAGGTAATGCGTCATAAATCCAAGAAAGAACGCTATCAGCTTATTGCTGATTCCCTAGAAATGGTGGGGCTAAAAGATGCCATTCGCAAAAAACCAACACAACTTTCTGGCGGAATGAAGCAACGAGTGGCGCTAGCACGAGCCTTAGCGATTAAGCCCAAGCTGCTACTTTTGGATGAACCATTTGGAGCTTTGGATGCTCTGACTCGTAGTTCTCTGCAAACTGAGTTGATGCATATTTGTAATACAAACGATATCACTGCCATGATGGTTACTCATGATGTAGATGAAGCACTATTGCTCTCTAATCGCGTGGTAATGTTGAAAAATGGCCCTGGTGCAACCATCGATCAAGTTTTGGAAGTGCCTTTTGTATATCCTCGATTCCCGACGGAGATTATGGATAGTACTAAATATCATGCACTCCGGCATGAGATGATGCAATTTCTGCACAGACAGCAGCAGGTTAAATATATAGAAAGCCAAGTTTTAAGCGTTTTGCCTAAATCAGTTTAG
- the cas6 gene encoding CRISPR-associated endoribonuclease Cas6, whose product MSKAATSTRQKAKPKLESLPTWADDTELVGLVFDLEPTTSTSLYSQYTIGLHAWFLDQVRQLNPELSAYLHDGESEKPFNISALSGQLLASGRQLQLEAKQIYRWHVNALSPRVVQFLKQWLTELPQILDLRDAPLQIKQVSIAHPSATYAQLLQLSPEKPSNVNFSFVSPTSFRRKGHHFPLPVPVNLFHSYLRRWNDFSGMPIEPEPFLDWIDEGVIIHQHRLESMKVAAGKRGSVTGFTGVMSCGLSKPALANSEFTQLFYALARLAPYCGTGHKTTFGLGQTRLDWVEPEVSSPTQVLTNLLGERIDELTALFTAQRKRTGGDRTDKIASTWATILARREMGESLQVISQDLEMPYATVKTYVKLARRMLRTFTL is encoded by the coding sequence ATGTCAAAAGCAGCTACATCTACTAGGCAAAAAGCCAAGCCCAAGTTAGAGTCTCTTCCCACATGGGCTGACGACACTGAACTGGTGGGATTGGTATTTGACCTTGAGCCAACCACTTCCACTTCCCTCTACTCCCAGTACACCATTGGACTCCATGCCTGGTTTCTTGACCAAGTACGGCAACTCAACCCAGAACTTTCTGCATATCTGCACGATGGGGAGTCGGAAAAGCCCTTCAATATTTCGGCGCTGTCAGGTCAACTTCTTGCCAGTGGGAGACAATTGCAACTAGAAGCCAAGCAAATTTATCGCTGGCACGTTAATGCTTTGTCTCCAAGAGTCGTGCAGTTTCTCAAACAATGGTTAACCGAACTGCCCCAAATCCTGGACTTAAGAGATGCTCCCCTGCAAATAAAACAGGTGAGTATTGCCCATCCATCGGCTACCTACGCGCAACTATTGCAGTTATCACCAGAGAAACCCTCTAACGTCAACTTCAGTTTTGTCTCCCCTACCAGCTTTCGCCGCAAGGGTCATCATTTCCCCCTCCCGGTGCCAGTTAATCTCTTTCATAGCTACCTGCGACGCTGGAATGACTTTTCGGGAATGCCTATTGAACCAGAACCTTTTCTCGACTGGATAGATGAAGGGGTAATTATCCATCAGCATCGTTTGGAATCGATGAAGGTAGCAGCTGGTAAACGAGGTTCGGTGACAGGATTCACAGGGGTAATGTCTTGTGGTTTGAGTAAGCCTGCTTTGGCTAACTCTGAATTTACCCAGTTATTTTATGCTTTGGCAAGACTCGCTCCCTACTGCGGTACGGGACACAAAACTACTTTTGGATTGGGACAAACTCGCTTAGATTGGGTGGAACCAGAGGTAAGCTCACCGACTCAGGTGCTAACAAATCTGCTGGGAGAACGCATTGATGAATTGACAGCCCTATTCACCGCACAACGAAAACGTACAGGAGGCGATCGCACTGATAAAATTGCTTCTACTTGGGCAACTATCTTAGCACGCCGGGAGATGGGAGAATCATTACAGGTTATATCTCAAGATTTAGAAATGCCTTACGCTACGGTGAAAACTTACGTAAAATTAGCCCGTCGGATGCTCAGAACATTCACACTTTGA
- a CDS encoding CmpA/NrtA family ABC transporter substrate-binding protein has protein sequence MAKLSRRKFLATTGAAALLTQTITHHGTSGSPLTQLSSGVYAGYSDTPEVTTAKLGFVAVTSCSPLIIAKAKGFFAKYGMPDVQVNKQASWAVTRDKLMLSSADGGLDGAHLLFPMTYLIATGEITYGRKIPIYILARLNLNGQGISLANAHKNLNLGLDSFALKSALAQKALTGEISRFAIPYRRVTGDFFMRWWLAYGGIDPERDASLMVVPPPQMVANMRGGTMDGFCVVDPWHHRLIKQKLGYSAVTSGELWNNHPEKALAMRGNWVDKHPKAAKALLAAVLEAQMWCDRPENKEEMVRILSQRQWMGIKSDLLRDRLLGKFDYGNDRVVENSPHAIKFWRNNASYPYKSHDLWFLIEDMRWGHRSPEFQTKPLIEAVNREDLWREAAKLIGQEKAIPPNTSRGIEKFFNGLEFDPENPQAYLNAPTIRKV, from the coding sequence ATGGCAAAGCTTTCCAGACGCAAATTTTTAGCAACCACAGGTGCAGCAGCACTACTGACTCAAACCATAACCCATCATGGCACTTCTGGCTCCCCTCTTACCCAGTTGAGTTCAGGTGTATATGCTGGTTATAGCGATACTCCTGAGGTGACAACCGCTAAACTGGGCTTCGTCGCTGTTACCAGCTGTTCTCCTTTAATTATCGCCAAAGCTAAAGGCTTTTTTGCTAAGTATGGTATGCCTGATGTCCAGGTAAATAAGCAGGCTTCTTGGGCTGTTACGCGTGACAAACTGATGTTAAGTTCAGCCGATGGTGGCTTGGATGGTGCCCATTTACTCTTTCCTATGACATACCTGATCGCTACAGGAGAGATTACATACGGTCGTAAAATACCTATATATATCCTGGCTCGTTTGAATTTGAATGGACAAGGGATTTCACTTGCCAATGCCCATAAAAATTTAAATCTTGGTTTGGACAGTTTTGCCCTCAAATCAGCTTTGGCTCAGAAGGCGTTGACTGGAGAAATCTCCCGCTTTGCTATTCCCTATCGACGGGTAACAGGAGATTTTTTCATGCGCTGGTGGCTTGCTTACGGGGGTATTGATCCGGAACGAGATGCATCCCTGATGGTGGTACCACCGCCTCAAATGGTAGCTAACATGCGCGGTGGGACGATGGATGGTTTTTGTGTGGTCGATCCTTGGCATCATCGTTTGATTAAACAGAAGCTTGGATACTCAGCTGTAACTAGTGGAGAGTTGTGGAACAATCACCCTGAAAAAGCACTCGCCATGCGTGGTAACTGGGTAGATAAGCATCCTAAGGCAGCTAAAGCACTGCTAGCTGCTGTTTTGGAAGCTCAGATGTGGTGCGATCGCCCTGAAAATAAGGAGGAAATGGTAAGGATTCTCTCACAACGCCAATGGATGGGAATCAAAAGTGATTTACTTCGCGATCGCTTACTGGGCAAGTTCGATTATGGAAACGATCGCGTCGTAGAAAATAGTCCTCATGCGATTAAGTTTTGGCGCAATAATGCTTCCTACCCTTACAAAAGCCATGATTTGTGGTTTTTAATTGAAGATATGCGATGGGGGCATCGTTCCCCAGAATTTCAGACTAAACCTTTAATTGAGGCTGTAAATCGCGAAGATTTGTGGCGAGAAGCAGCTAAACTTATTGGTCAAGAAAAAGCGATTCCGCCAAATACATCACGGGGCATAGAGAAGTTTTTTAATGGTCTGGAGTTTGACCCGGAAAATCCTCAGGCTTATTTAAATGCTCCGACGATTAGAAAAGTTTAA
- a CDS encoding RNA polymerase sigma factor, giving the protein MTTVNARQAAELAARNSYGQLVAYLAVRTHDVAAAEDVLGDAFLAALKAWPEKGVPDNPEAWLLLTARRRLIDDARHAKVKASAAYALKLIADDVQQETSLEVLFPDDRVKLLFICAHPAIDAGIRTPLMLQTVLGLNAAQIASAFLIAPVTMSQRLVRAKAKIRDAGIAFELPEAKDLAMRLDAVLEAIYAAYSNGWENVTGVDPRRKGLTEEAIWLARLCVQLLPEEPEARGLLALMLHCEARRDARRTKNGAYIPLLEQDVTLWSQPMLNEAERELAEAAKFKQLGKFQLEAAIQSTHAQRRVTERTDWQTLALLYEGLIQFSPTLGALVGHAAAIAEAKGLEQGLALLEALPAESVKSYQPYWALKAHLLKHLGQNSQAKQAYSRAIGLVEDSAIREFLVRQSSVIS; this is encoded by the coding sequence ATGACTACTGTGAATGCACGTCAAGCCGCAGAACTCGCAGCACGTAACTCATACGGGCAATTAGTTGCATATCTGGCAGTTCGCACACATGATGTGGCTGCTGCGGAAGATGTGCTTGGCGATGCATTCCTGGCTGCGTTGAAAGCTTGGCCAGAAAAAGGTGTCCCTGATAATCCAGAAGCATGGCTGCTGCTAACTGCACGGCGTCGCCTGATCGATGATGCCCGACACGCTAAGGTGAAAGCCTCAGCAGCCTATGCACTCAAGCTGATAGCTGATGATGTGCAACAGGAGACATCTTTAGAAGTTTTGTTCCCAGACGATCGCGTAAAGCTCCTATTTATCTGTGCCCACCCAGCGATTGATGCAGGTATCCGTACCCCCTTAATGCTGCAAACAGTGCTTGGGCTGAATGCTGCTCAGATTGCCTCAGCTTTTCTGATCGCCCCAGTAACAATGAGCCAACGCCTCGTCCGTGCCAAAGCTAAGATTCGAGATGCTGGTATTGCCTTCGAGTTGCCAGAAGCCAAAGATTTGGCGATGCGCTTGGATGCTGTGCTAGAGGCAATCTATGCTGCCTATAGTAATGGCTGGGAAAACGTGACTGGGGTCGATCCACGGCGTAAGGGTTTAACAGAAGAAGCAATCTGGTTAGCACGTCTGTGTGTACAACTCTTACCAGAAGAACCTGAGGCACGGGGGCTATTAGCGCTGATGTTACATTGTGAAGCGCGGCGTGATGCCCGTCGGACGAAAAACGGTGCTTATATTCCGCTTTTAGAGCAAGACGTTACACTTTGGTCGCAGCCAATGTTAAACGAGGCGGAGCGCGAACTTGCCGAAGCAGCAAAATTTAAGCAGCTTGGAAAGTTTCAGTTGGAAGCTGCTATTCAATCGACACATGCTCAACGGAGAGTGACTGAGCGCACAGATTGGCAGACTTTAGCACTTTTATATGAAGGGTTGATTCAGTTTTCGCCAACACTGGGTGCTTTAGTTGGACATGCCGCAGCGATCGCAGAAGCCAAAGGGTTGGAACAAGGTCTGGCGCTCCTCGAAGCACTCCCTGCCGAGTCTGTCAAAAGTTATCAGCCATATTGGGCGCTCAAAGCTCACCTGCTTAAGCATTTGGGTCAGAATTCACAAGCTAAACAGGCTTACAGCCGTGCCATCGGTCTAGTAGAAGATTCAGCTATCCGCGAGTTTCTTGTTCGTCAATCTAGCGTTATCAGCTAA
- a CDS encoding sterol desaturase family protein codes for MKKFFNFCFEVEFYLKIAISCTIVQQIFYWLLHNIELSFIAQVLLYWLVGSVSFYSIGLFIEKVIKKNDNLREKLTARVKKVKKQPFPSFTTKGIITGEIKSLIAALIILYLAPEVNRGNSLLLNFGWFLMRIIAADFCFYVSHSLLHRKFLQKIHLKHHEFADSSSFVAGHKSFTEYIIVTITDLFPIFIFGYDISQLCAWTIIGNAYNLEGHSSLSIFFVPSDFHDLHHSCFKGNYGIQGFWDRLFNTLNSPTKKPGIMFPIASLEQIAMKSSSNLD; via the coding sequence ATGAAAAAATTTTTTAATTTCTGTTTCGAGGTTGAATTTTATCTAAAAATCGCTATTAGTTGCACAATTGTTCAGCAAATATTTTATTGGCTATTACACAATATAGAACTCAGCTTTATCGCTCAGGTTTTGTTATACTGGCTTGTTGGTTCTGTCTCATTTTATAGCATTGGTCTTTTCATCGAAAAGGTAATTAAAAAAAATGATAATTTGAGAGAGAAACTAACTGCCAGAGTTAAGAAAGTCAAAAAACAACCATTTCCTTCCTTTACTACCAAAGGCATTATTACTGGAGAAATCAAAAGTCTCATAGCAGCTTTAATTATCCTCTATTTAGCGCCAGAGGTAAATAGAGGAAATAGTTTACTGTTAAACTTTGGATGGTTCTTGATGAGAATAATTGCTGCTGATTTCTGTTTTTACGTTTCCCATTCGCTACTTCACAGAAAATTCTTGCAGAAAATACATCTGAAACATCATGAGTTCGCCGACTCATCAAGTTTTGTTGCTGGACATAAGAGTTTCACTGAATATATTATTGTTACTATTACAGACCTTTTCCCTATTTTTATATTTGGGTATGATATAAGTCAGTTATGTGCTTGGACTATTATAGGTAATGCTTACAACCTAGAAGGTCATAGTTCTTTATCAATATTTTTTGTCCCATCAGATTTTCACGATCTTCACCACAGTTGTTTCAAAGGAAACTATGGCATTCAAGGATTTTGGGACAGGTTATTCAATACACTAAATTCTCCGACAAAGAAGCCAGGAATTATGTTTCCTATAGCTTCTTTGGAGCAGATCGCGATGAAGTCGTCTAGTAATTTGGATTGA
- a CDS encoding PEP-CTERM sorting domain-containing protein has protein sequence MELKLGIATAGFTLSVAVMGVKPAQAFDFTYTNTTIGQPTWTRPFVANEVNIPTLPSGIGTVASYSTFEFKVDTKGLYNFLSIATNPTEWDNYLFLYTDSFNPNNPLLNAVIGNDDFPKRGRSGFNNVSLTTDKNYFLVTTGYFDASQGVFENTISGSGKVVKTVPEPPIILGSAIAMVMGWLIKRFSKACQSA, from the coding sequence ATGGAATTAAAGCTCGGCATTGCTACCGCTGGTTTTACCCTATCTGTTGCTGTTATGGGTGTTAAACCTGCACAAGCTTTCGATTTTACTTATACAAACACAACAATAGGTCAACCTACATGGACTCGTCCCTTTGTCGCCAATGAAGTAAACATTCCTACTCTACCTTCAGGTATAGGTACAGTTGCTAGTTATAGTACATTCGAGTTCAAAGTTGACACTAAAGGTTTGTATAATTTTCTGAGTATTGCTACAAACCCAACAGAATGGGACAACTACTTGTTTTTGTACACAGATAGCTTTAACCCAAACAACCCACTGCTAAATGCTGTCATTGGTAATGACGACTTTCCCAAAAGAGGCCGTTCTGGTTTCAATAATGTATCTTTGACTACAGATAAAAACTACTTCTTAGTCACAACAGGGTATTTTGATGCCAGTCAAGGAGTATTCGAGAATACAATCTCTGGATCTGGCAAAGTAGTCAAAACTGTTCCTGAACCACCTATTATTTTAGGTTCTGCGATCGCTATGGTTATGGGTTGGTTAATAAAGCGCTTTTCCAAAGCCTGCCAATCGGCATAA
- a CDS encoding UbiA family prenyltransferase, with amino-acid sequence MSEKTLTNAVEDISQHQALTQQINVVQVDLEELPDIAQEKLSFDIFSSAIAISNLILQSGKLLFTNTAQELKINWLFIRRDITMSIVPGLLFTITALVNYPPNSLANVISILAGSLIYFWLCITSFCISNQITDIEEDKINKPDRPLVQGIISDGGAQIRGYIFMMLFTAVAWCLGVIEWAILWQFSFIAHNNLGGAKHWMTKNVFSGFGIMSEMGAAWQIVAPISPIVWLWLVILCSACIILISVQDFRDIPGDKAIGRNTFPLVFGEDVSRILVSICFLAYPLLIHLCLMMPAGNTLVVMLWDIALFLLSCIIAVRLLVLRSYAADHKTYLLFTAWYCLLLTSSIFILRV; translated from the coding sequence ATGTCTGAGAAAACTCTGACCAACGCTGTTGAAGATATATCTCAACATCAGGCTCTGACACAGCAGATCAACGTCGTTCAGGTAGATTTAGAAGAATTACCAGATATTGCTCAAGAGAAGTTATCATTCGATATTTTTTCGAGTGCGATCGCTATCAGCAACCTAATTCTTCAATCGGGCAAATTATTGTTCACAAATACTGCTCAAGAATTAAAAATAAATTGGCTATTCATCCGACGCGATATTACAATGTCAATTGTGCCTGGATTGTTATTTACTATAACTGCTTTAGTAAATTATCCTCCCAACTCTTTGGCTAATGTTATATCGATATTAGCTGGTAGTTTAATCTATTTTTGGTTATGTATTACGTCATTTTGTATATCCAATCAAATCACCGATATCGAAGAAGACAAAATCAACAAGCCAGACCGTCCATTAGTCCAAGGCATCATTTCTGATGGCGGCGCTCAGATTCGCGGGTATATATTTATGATGCTATTTACAGCAGTAGCTTGGTGCTTAGGAGTAATTGAATGGGCAATTTTATGGCAGTTCAGTTTTATTGCTCATAACAACCTGGGTGGTGCAAAACATTGGATGACCAAAAATGTTTTCAGCGGATTTGGAATCATGTCTGAGATGGGAGCAGCTTGGCAAATAGTAGCACCAATTTCTCCTATTGTTTGGTTATGGCTGGTGATATTATGTAGTGCCTGTATAATTCTGATATCTGTTCAAGATTTTCGTGATATTCCAGGCGATAAAGCAATTGGTAGGAATACATTTCCACTAGTATTTGGAGAGGATGTAAGTCGGATTTTAGTAAGTATTTGCTTTTTAGCGTACCCACTTTTAATCCATTTATGTTTGATGATGCCAGCAGGCAATACTTTAGTAGTTATGCTGTGGGATATTGCGCTTTTCTTGTTGAGTTGTATTATTGCTGTACGATTATTAGTTTTGCGTTCTTATGCCGCAGATCATAAAACTTACTTACTCTTTACTGCTTGGTATTGCTTATTATTGACTAGTTCAATTTTCATTCTACGCGTGTAA